The following proteins are co-located in the Mesorhizobium australicum WSM2073 genome:
- a CDS encoding recombinase family protein: MDKAAAAQFPERRIVRAAQYLRMSKEHQIYSIDNQKDAIRNYADIMGYDIVATYEDAGRSGLSLGGRPGLQQMLADVESGRADFETIVVYDVSRWGRFQNIDESASYEYRCHMAGVRIEFCAEQFLNDGSIGSDVLKAIKRSMAAEHSRMLSQKTFIGQARLIRLGFRQGGKPGLGLRRQVIDHSGRPKLILSEHEQKSVHTDRTILVPGPPKEVATVRWIFRQFVKKHLTELELARLLNKRGVLTDLGRPWKRETVRGVLTNEKYIGTNVWNRRSRKLKAKAVSNPAEQWVRAEGVFEPIVDRNLFDRAQIIHRALYAHLRVTNEEMLAALKKVLAREGALSSSIINAAADCPAASQYHYRFGSVLKAYELVGYQPPKNWQFITSKERLASVRAQAIGDLLDAIERIGGKATYDTQNDLLRINDEFTVAIEIARCRASDHGYAFWSMDTQRQSVADIFTLIRMSPGDLVIRDYLIAPASKIVGRPALLANNGAQLDTYLFPSLSQSPLPVVDEI, from the coding sequence ATGGACAAAGCAGCAGCGGCCCAGTTCCCTGAAAGGCGCATCGTGCGCGCGGCTCAGTATCTGCGCATGTCGAAAGAGCACCAGATCTACTCGATCGACAACCAGAAAGATGCCATCCGCAACTATGCTGACATCATGGGATACGACATCGTTGCCACTTACGAGGACGCCGGTCGGAGCGGTCTCAGCCTGGGCGGTCGCCCCGGCCTTCAGCAAATGCTGGCCGATGTGGAGAGTGGGCGTGCCGACTTCGAAACCATCGTAGTCTATGATGTCAGTCGCTGGGGACGCTTCCAGAACATAGATGAAAGCGCGTCCTACGAGTATCGTTGCCACATGGCTGGCGTGCGGATCGAATTCTGCGCCGAGCAGTTCTTGAACGACGGCAGCATCGGATCCGATGTCCTTAAGGCCATCAAACGAAGCATGGCGGCCGAGCACAGTCGCATGCTGTCGCAAAAGACATTCATAGGCCAAGCAAGGCTGATCCGGCTGGGGTTCCGACAGGGTGGTAAGCCTGGACTCGGCTTAAGACGCCAGGTGATCGACCATTCAGGACGTCCCAAACTCATTCTCTCCGAACACGAGCAAAAGAGCGTGCACACAGACAGAACGATCCTGGTGCCCGGACCGCCTAAAGAGGTTGCAACGGTTCGCTGGATCTTTCGTCAGTTCGTCAAAAAACACCTGACAGAGCTTGAGTTGGCAAGGCTGCTGAACAAGCGCGGCGTGCTGACGGACCTTGGTCGACCATGGAAGCGGGAAACTGTGCGCGGAGTTCTGACCAACGAAAAATACATTGGCACAAATGTCTGGAACAGGCGCTCTCGCAAGCTAAAAGCAAAGGCAGTAAGCAACCCTGCTGAACAGTGGGTTCGAGCGGAAGGCGTATTTGAGCCCATTGTTGACCGAAATCTGTTCGATCGGGCGCAAATCATTCACAGAGCGCTATATGCGCATCTGAGGGTGACCAACGAAGAGATGCTTGCTGCACTGAAAAAGGTCCTGGCGCGCGAAGGCGCCTTGTCTAGTTCCATCATCAACGCTGCGGCGGATTGCCCCGCAGCTAGCCAATATCATTATCGCTTTGGGAGCGTCCTGAAGGCCTACGAGTTGGTTGGATATCAGCCGCCAAAGAACTGGCAGTTTATTACCTCGAAAGAGCGATTGGCGTCGGTGCGCGCGCAAGCAATAGGGGACCTGCTGGACGCGATCGAAAGGATTGGCGGAAAGGCGACTTACGACACACAGAACGACCTCTTGCGGATCAACGACGAGTTCACTGTTGCGATCGAAATCGCACGTTGCCGCGCTTCCGACCACGGGTATGCCTTCTGGTCTATGGACACTCAGCGTCAGTCGGTGGCCGACATTTTCACCTTGATCAGAATGAGCCCTGGTGACCTGGTCATTCGCGATTACCTGATTGCTCCTGCGTCCAAAATCGTGGGCAGACCAGCCTTGCTCGCTAATAATGGAGCACAGCTGGATACCTACCTGTTTCCCTCCCTATCCCAATCCCCCTTACCCGTTGTCGATGAAATCTGA